From a region of the Zingiber officinale cultivar Zhangliang chromosome 4B, Zo_v1.1, whole genome shotgun sequence genome:
- the LOC121978193 gene encoding vignain-like produces MGRALPLAVVVALSAFAVAASFPFTEDDLATEERLWGLYERWQSYHGVARNPDEKRVRVHAFEANAKHVLESNRMAKPYKLGLNKFGDMTREEFKDTYTGLRLIGGVRSRRDRGFMYENATDVPPAMDWRQKGAVTGIKDQGQCGSCWAFSAVVGVEGINQIRTNKLISLSEQELVDCDTKTNQGCNGGLMDDAFNFIEKNGGITTEENYPYVGQQRKCNTLQEKSHVVSIDGHEDVPRNSEDALLKAAAHQPVSVAIEAAGQDFQFYSQGVFTGSCGTELDHGVAVVGYGVSQDGLRYWTVKNSWGEQWGEEGYVRMQRGISDSAGLCGIAMQASYPVKTTTSPNPAVEKELRA; encoded by the exons ATGGGGAGAGCTCTCCCGCTCGCCGTCGTCGTCGCCCTGTCAGCCTTTGCCGTGGCCGCTAGCTTTCCCTTCACGGAGGACGACCTGGCGACTGAGGAGAGACTGTGGGGCCTGTACGAGAGATGGCAGAGCTACCACGGCGTGGCCCGAAACCCCGACGAGAAGCGCGTGCGCGTCCATGCGTTCGAGGCCAACGCCAAGCACGTGCTGGAGTCGAACAGGATGGCCAAGCCTTACAAGCTCGGGCTCAACAAGTTCGGGGACATGACGAGGGAGGAGTTCAAGGATACCTACACGGGGCTGAGGCTCATCGGAGGCGTCCGCAGCCGCCGTGACCGCGGCTTCATGTATGAGAATGCCACCGATGTGCCTCCGGCCATGGATTGGAGGCAGAAGGGTGCAGTCACCGGCATCAAGGATCAAGGCCAATGCG GGAGTTGTTGGGCTTTTTCGGCGGTCGTCGGCGTGGAAGGCATCAACCAGATCCGAACCAACAAACTCATCTCCCTTTCCGAGCAAGAGCTCGTCGACTGTGACACCAAGACTAACCAAGGATGCAATGGAGGACTCATGGACGATGCCTTCAACTTCATCGAGAAAAACGGAGGAATAACGACCGAAGAGAATTACCCCTACGTGGGCCAACAAAGAAAATGCAACACCCTCcag GAGAAATCTCACGTGGTTTCCATCGACGGGCACGAGGACGTGCCCCGCAACAGCGAGGACGCTCTGCTGAAAGCAGCAGCGCATCAGCCCGTTTCAGTGGCAATAGAAGCAGCAGGCCAAGATTTCCAGTTCTACTCCCAG GGTGTTTTCACGGGGAGCTGTGGGACAGAACTGGACCATGGAGTTGCAGTAGTAGGGTATGGAGTGTCTCAAGATGGGCTCAGGTACTGGACAGTGAAGAACTCGTGGGGAGAGCAGTGGGGTGAAGAAGGGTACGTGAGGATGCAGCGAGGGATCTCGGACAGTGCCGGACTGTGCGGTATTGCGATGCAGGCATCGTATCCGGTCAAGACTACTACGTCTCCCAACCCGGCCGTCGAGAAGGAACTGCGTGCCTGA